One genomic segment of Deinococcus sp. YIM 134068 includes these proteins:
- a CDS encoding NAD-dependent malic enzyme — MPEAPRVSRYYDVRRDEDGHRYLDVNVTGFSLLQTPLLNKSTGFTREERRALGLEGLVPPHTSTLPEQKERTYLRYVQLGTDLERHEFLRALQDRNEVLFYAILADHLEEMLPILYTPTVGEAVRIFSHIYRYPRGFAVSTEDIDRVDELLGNVPLNDVRMIVATDSSAILGIGDQGFGGMAISIGKLSLYTAAGGVGPDKTLPVELDVGTDRQDLIDDPLYLGVHHRRLTGPEYDEFLDRFVEATAARYPKAIIQWEDFARGTAFRVLERYRRVVPSFNDDIQGTGAMALAGLMSASRLKGEVLHDQTFVVVGAGAGGIGVASAIRQGLMHDGLSYAEANARLFVVDRFGLLMHGQPIEDHQRSFAKHPEDLPGWEVAGEWPTLHETVVNARATALLGLTGVPGLFQQPTVEAMLAFAERPIVFPLSNPTSNVEAQPADLLRWSGGAAIIATGSPFPDIEYGGKMYPVGQGNNAFIFPGLGFGAVISRAREITDGMVMEAAQTLADETKAHGDRVYPPISHLREVSMRVAVRVARKAIDEGVCAERRIRNLTDDELEAFVRGRQWTPKYLPLRKAVGARE, encoded by the coding sequence ATGCCCGAAGCCCCCCGCGTCTCCCGCTACTACGACGTGCGGCGCGACGAAGACGGCCACCGTTACCTCGACGTGAACGTGACCGGCTTCTCGCTGCTGCAAACGCCCCTGCTCAACAAGTCCACCGGCTTCACCCGCGAGGAACGCCGCGCCCTGGGGCTGGAGGGTCTTGTCCCGCCCCACACGAGCACCCTGCCCGAGCAGAAGGAACGCACCTACCTGCGCTACGTCCAACTCGGAACCGACCTGGAGCGCCACGAGTTCCTGCGCGCCCTGCAAGACCGCAACGAGGTGCTGTTCTACGCGATCCTCGCCGACCACCTGGAGGAGATGCTCCCCATCCTCTACACACCGACGGTGGGCGAGGCGGTCCGCATCTTCTCGCACATCTACCGCTACCCGCGCGGCTTCGCGGTCAGCACCGAGGACATCGACCGGGTGGACGAGCTGCTGGGGAACGTGCCCCTCAACGACGTGCGGATGATCGTGGCGACCGACTCCAGTGCCATCCTCGGCATCGGGGACCAGGGCTTCGGGGGCATGGCGATCAGTATCGGCAAGCTCAGCCTGTACACGGCGGCGGGCGGCGTCGGGCCTGACAAGACGCTGCCCGTGGAGCTGGACGTGGGCACCGACCGTCAGGACCTGATCGACGATCCCCTGTACCTCGGCGTCCACCACCGGCGGCTGACGGGTCCCGAGTACGACGAGTTCCTCGACCGCTTCGTGGAGGCGACCGCCGCGCGCTACCCGAAGGCGATCATCCAGTGGGAGGACTTCGCGCGGGGCACGGCCTTCCGGGTGCTGGAACGCTACCGCCGGGTCGTGCCGTCCTTCAACGACGACATCCAGGGCACGGGCGCGATGGCCCTCGCGGGGCTGATGAGCGCGAGCCGTCTCAAGGGCGAGGTGTTGCACGATCAAACGTTCGTCGTCGTCGGCGCGGGGGCGGGCGGTATCGGCGTGGCGAGCGCGATTCGGCAGGGGCTGATGCATGACGGCCTGAGCTACGCGGAGGCGAACGCCCGCCTGTTCGTGGTGGACCGCTTCGGCCTCCTGATGCACGGCCAGCCCATCGAGGACCACCAGCGTTCCTTCGCCAAGCACCCGGAGGACCTGCCCGGCTGGGAGGTCGCGGGCGAGTGGCCCACCCTGCACGAGACGGTCGTGAACGCCCGCGCCACCGCCCTCCTCGGCCTGACGGGGGTGCCCGGCCTCTTCCAGCAACCCACCGTGGAGGCGATGCTGGCGTTTGCGGAGCGCCCCATCGTCTTCCCCCTCTCCAACCCGACGAGCAACGTGGAGGCGCAGCCCGCCGACCTTCTGCGCTGGAGCGGTGGCGCGGCCATCATCGCCACGGGCAGCCCCTTCCCGGACATCGAGTACGGCGGCAAGATGTATCCGGTCGGGCAGGGCAACAACGCCTTCATCTTCCCCGGCCTGGGCTTCGGGGCCGTCATCAGCCGCGCCCGCGAGATCACCGACGGCATGGTGATGGAGGCCGCGCAGACCCTTGCCGACGAGACGAAGGCGCACGGCGACCGCGTGTACCCGCCCATCTCCCACCTCCGCGAGGTCAGCATGAGGGTGGCCGTCCGCGTCGCCCGCAAGGCCATCGACGAGGGCGTCTGTGCCGAGCGCCGCATTCGCAACCTCACCGACGACGAGCTGGAAGCCTTCGTGCGGGGCCGCCAGTGGACGCCGAAGTATCTGCCGCTGAGGAAGGCGGTAGGCGCGCGGGAGTAA
- a CDS encoding thioesterase family protein, whose translation MRPIPSGFTQTLTVRVTDEMTVQFGELGAVHPVYATYWMARHFEEAGRKIILPFLEDGEGGIGTSVEVTHTASALPGMTVTVTATFERMEGRRVVCRMRAVSELGDEIGHGTTGQMALPQARIDAGFGALRARWAERRG comes from the coding sequence ATGCGCCCCATCCCATCCGGCTTCACGCAGACCCTTACCGTGCGCGTCACCGATGAGATGACCGTCCAGTTCGGAGAACTCGGCGCGGTCCATCCCGTCTACGCGACCTACTGGATGGCGCGGCACTTCGAGGAGGCTGGGCGCAAGATCATCCTCCCCTTCTTGGAGGACGGCGAGGGCGGCATCGGCACTTCCGTCGAGGTCACGCACACCGCCTCGGCGCTGCCCGGCATGACCGTCACCGTGACCGCCACCTTCGAGCGCATGGAGGGCCGTCGCGTCGTGTGCCGGATGCGCGCCGTCTCCGAGCTGGGCGACGAGATCGGCCACGGCACGACCGGCCAGATGGCGCTGCCGCAGGCGAGGATCGACGCAGGATTCGGGGCGCTGCGGGCGCGGTGGGCGGAGCGGCGGGGTTGA
- a CDS encoding YihY/virulence factor BrkB family protein: protein MKLKLADLFTLIREAALAFGQDKAPRLAAAIAYYALFSLAPLLLFAVAVAGFFLSDETVVTNLLGPESLLALNLGEQAASFLRELIANQEGLQRGSLIATVLGFVTLFLGATGLFVQLQDALNSLWGADPPPPQGALAIVKSRVLSFVLILVIGLVLLAFLGLNTYLASVAQQLGDIIGAGAIFVRLGTLALGVGLLTLVFAAVYKVLPSVRLEWREVWVGSAVTAVLFTLGQLAIGLYLGRAAPGSVFGAAASLVILMLWLYYSGMIFFFGAEVTWVYSQKYGTRAGGAANVGKKEAVAARGADISTQPSGQEQAAAESASPAETVRDSRGRVLGLPLPRRGHSASASPRPSAPPRERRLTPGVGAALWNAVSAVLALPVVIVLRLVGLGRRKKG from the coding sequence GTGAAGCTCAAGCTCGCGGACCTGTTCACCCTCATCCGGGAGGCGGCGCTGGCCTTCGGGCAGGACAAGGCCCCCCGGCTGGCGGCGGCCATCGCGTACTACGCGCTGTTCAGCCTCGCGCCGCTGCTGCTGTTCGCGGTGGCGGTGGCGGGCTTTTTCCTCTCGGATGAGACGGTCGTGACGAACCTGCTGGGGCCGGAGAGCCTGCTCGCGCTCAACCTCGGGGAGCAGGCGGCGAGCTTCCTGCGCGAACTCATCGCCAATCAGGAGGGCTTGCAGCGCGGCTCGCTGATCGCCACCGTCCTGGGCTTCGTCACCCTGTTCCTGGGCGCGACGGGGTTGTTCGTCCAGCTTCAGGATGCCCTCAACAGCCTGTGGGGGGCCGACCCGCCACCGCCGCAGGGGGCGCTCGCCATCGTGAAGAGCCGGGTGCTGTCGTTCGTCCTCATTCTGGTCATCGGGCTGGTGCTGCTCGCCTTCCTGGGACTGAACACCTACCTCGCGTCGGTGGCGCAGCAGTTGGGCGACATCATCGGGGCGGGGGCCATCTTTGTGCGGCTGGGCACCCTCGCGCTGGGGGTCGGGCTGCTGACGCTGGTCTTCGCCGCCGTGTACAAGGTGCTCCCCAGCGTCCGGCTGGAATGGCGCGAGGTCTGGGTGGGCAGCGCCGTGACGGCGGTCCTCTTCACGCTGGGCCAGCTCGCCATCGGCCTCTACCTCGGTCGGGCCGCGCCGGGCAGCGTGTTCGGGGCCGCCGCGTCGCTCGTGATCCTGATGCTGTGGCTGTACTACAGCGGCATGATCTTCTTCTTCGGGGCCGAGGTGACGTGGGTCTACTCCCAGAAGTACGGCACGCGCGCGGGCGGGGCCGCCAACGTCGGCAAGAAGGAGGCCGTCGCCGCGAGGGGAGCGGACATCAGCACCCAACCCAGCGGGCAGGAGCAGGCCGCCGCCGAGAGTGCCTCCCCGGCGGAGACGGTGCGCGACTCGCGGGGCCGTGTGCTGGGTCTGCCGCTGCCCCGGCGTGGGCACTCCGCATCCGCCTCACCCCGCCCCAGTGCCCCCCCCCGCGAAAGGCGTCTGACGCCCGGCGTGGGGGCCGCACTCTGGAATGCCGTCAGCGCCGTCCTCGCCCTCCCCGTCGTGATCGTGCTGCGGCTGGTGGGGTTGGGGAGACGGAAGAAGGGGTAA
- the hisA gene encoding 1-(5-phosphoribosyl)-5-[(5-phosphoribosylamino)methylideneamino]imidazole-4-carboxamide isomerase, with protein sequence MTGPAHGVPLVIPCVDIQSGRAVRLLGGDPDRETVYFDSPLDAARHWAGLGAGLVHLVDLDAATGRGENRGVIRRIVAELEGVEIEVGGGIRDRESAEELLRAGVSRVVIGTAAVRDPELVRVLIEAHGPERVVVSLDARGLEVATHGWARGSGLTVADLTPILADAGLETLIFTDVTRDGSLQGLDRELMRAVRQLWTNTLIVGGGVATQDDVRLLAGEGIQGAIVGRAIYEGTLAYPVVGL encoded by the coding sequence ATGACCGGCCCAGCCCACGGCGTCCCCCTCGTCATCCCCTGCGTGGACATCCAGTCGGGCCGCGCCGTGCGGCTGCTGGGCGGCGACCCCGACCGGGAGACGGTGTACTTCGACTCCCCGCTGGACGCCGCGCGCCACTGGGCGGGCCTGGGCGCGGGCCTCGTGCATCTCGTGGACCTCGACGCCGCTACCGGGCGCGGCGAGAACCGGGGGGTCATCCGCCGCATCGTCGCCGAGCTGGAGGGAGTGGAGATCGAGGTCGGCGGCGGCATCCGCGACCGCGAGAGTGCCGAGGAGTTGTTGCGGGCGGGCGTGAGCCGCGTCGTGATCGGCACCGCCGCCGTCCGCGATCCCGAGCTGGTGCGCGTTCTGATCGAGGCTCACGGTCCCGAGCGGGTCGTCGTCAGCCTCGATGCGCGCGGGCTGGAGGTCGCCACCCACGGCTGGGCGCGTGGCAGCGGCCTCACCGTCGCCGACCTGACACCCATCCTCGCCGACGCGGGGCTGGAGACCCTGATCTTCACCGACGTGACGCGCGACGGCAGCCTGCAAGGACTGGACCGCGAGCTGATGCGGGCCGTGCGGCAGCTGTGGACGAATACCCTGATCGTGGGCGGCGGCGTCGCCACGCAGGACGATGTGCGCCTGCTCGCCGGGGAGGGCATTCAGGGGGCGATTGTCGGGCGCGCGATCTACGAGGGGACGCTGGCGTATCCGGTGGTGGGGCTTTAG